A stretch of Anolis sagrei isolate rAnoSag1 chromosome X, rAnoSag1.mat, whole genome shotgun sequence DNA encodes these proteins:
- the APC2 gene encoding adenomatous polyposis coli protein 2 isoform X1: MGLLWVLSFLQNTIFKEESMAELKMPGCLASYDQLVRQVEALKTENTHLRRELEDNSLHLSKLENETSGMKEVLKHLQGKLEQEATTMVSLGQMEVLDQLKALQMDITSLYNLTFPPPSVPAPPPSCPEDSPAHSVSLQRKDSLGDLSRATLRLLEELDRERCFLLGEIEKEEKEKLWYYTQLQSLSKRLDELPHVETFSMQMDLIRQQLEFEAQHIRTLMEERFGTTDEMVQRAQIRVTRLEQIDKELMEAQDKVQQSETPLSGKRSDGDAATVEIPTHPEEEGEDQPGGSKVEMVFWLLSMLATRDKEDMSRTLLAMSSSQESCLAMRKSGCLPLLVQILHDADRGPGAPQSPGAAGKDCRMRANAALHNIVFSQPDEGQAKKEMRVLHILEQIRSYSETCWDWLKMQNREAGKSPDGAAGPVPIEPQICQATCATMKLSFDEDYRHAMNELGGLQAVAELLQVDYEMHGATQDPLNLALRRYTGMALTNLTFGDVVNKAALCSRQRCMQAIVAQLASDSEELHQVVSSILRNLSWRADINSKKVLREVGSVTALMQCALRAAKESTLKSILSALWNLSAHSTENKAAICGVEGALGFLVSTLTYKCQTNSLAIIESGGGILRNVSSLIATREDYRLVLREHSCLQTLLQHLKSHSLTIVSNACGTLWNLSARSSKDQELLWDLGAVSMLRNLVHSKHKMIAMGSAAALRNLLANRPLKYKDAMVISPGSCMPSLYMRKQKALEAELDAKHLAETFDSMEKQTLKSQSSKKPMRHIDSLAKDYASDSGCFDDDEVPNVSSSVETGNASVLSMFLNNSFLQGQASPRAVAQRRGPEPEKDESGKPTEAKKVPPVLLPPDNEVSLAAEKLAKKITTTVAKMDKLVEDISTLHTSSDDSFSLSSEDHCLDWQYVSDEVHEARAQSCSPCRLSDAGGFVKREDLSRAHPLLRLKTAYTSLSNDSLNSGSTSDGYCTKEHMKPCARTTFVDFRDELHRYQKRPSRLDLKNILMNRPEKMEQPVKKLPESGEVAEKPELLEKFKKATVSSGRMVAEKEKECEQKEPRNELDPDPKVHTIKLSPSYQHIPFMENVDNGIMGQSGGKSYYSILSEQLNKIPEKLPVQMAGQGEPEQLQKYSVEDTPICFSRCSSLSSLSSADNVLDGQSENEMDSDSSLEIIEVEQVDEPHKEDEKSKREVELLPAVSQPISIPFPKKEKMFLQGASPSRLDDLTPSSSSENYIQETPLVMSRCSSVSSLGSFESPSIASSIQSEPCSEMISGTISPSELPDSPGQTMPPSRSKTPLFELNGQPEKEASQFNIQWENNVKKFMEITDFKERFQMPQDLDSMVYFTVEKPNENFSCASSLSALPLHEHYIQKDVELKLIPPFPEKNGLSFMAHDKREEERVIESQRKPERLELTSDEDIEILKECINSAMPSRFRKVHTSLVSGQILNSQSKKSMQLPVYMLVPANSHLGISKHRRAAVAQHKSYIGAEEDSFTDSAEGTPVNFSSAASLSDETLQYPMKEEADSKHCSGKRKELTGAGSKMEARQYERGGPCAGKLTSSHSTPTKMVSSCKHRTGSNHTSPLHTGRAQSAESRRGRIPLKNLELTLVKHGGLRASSEGNRSRKEASREDKGHDDMVFPSFCHTTPTEEAVYCFYENDSDDLTELGVKNSPKRKASTAGKGQKKECWVAKREPEVSSRPQHPQAKTKMAAKLRSNLIVDETPPCYSLSSSLSSLSDLEVYSNGERGQLYGNRGLRRPLALARRHDLRAALTKRRDSSASSLSYNSEDDLLQKCMGLAVPKKRRHSAKRRNAEKERKGLRAKEWKSEAMLDDGRASDLDSVDWKAIQEGANSIVTWLHQASSSFRREPSSESDSILSFMSSLSTSSPLELSQDRKDKKRGKKCSGGGYLEKKERPRAFQDGKKQVETRIASSRNGQPEKNAGQQAPLTNLPVVFRGRTVIYMPKVAKESQVQSPRCTPKKTGPVTKTESPLKNGNLNQQRSRSLHRPGKISEIADLSLPKRSATPPARMTKAPSSGSSRTSTPSQPNQKKLTSPSQQQPSRQASPRGSVKADSNSSSPGANPKPAQKSPAPKQHKTQKSPVRIPFMQKPAKKTILMRNTMPVLEEQVGRGCVAGRDPRPKSNVKGTLQSSRLNLVRVSSARSVSGESDRSGFLRQLTFIKESSTLLMRHRTELSSSEPRSSSPCSSLSQGASPRRGRLGLPTVFLCSSRCDDLKAEKPLGASQRPVIPRGPLSGQRAPVGIKPPRRTSSESPSRLPVKTNNLPPEPFKRYSSSPQINVTKRTASPASTVPCCPESLAARKKSEEGLKLPVVPAPGIPEKHPGDEHVQHQPQQQQPSMVRGTWKRIRDEDITHILKSTLPSTALPLVNALQEEADQQALKALQRKTSDAVVQTEDFPTTKTNSSTSPTLEIPREMPKISSEGYDGSGKATAVPLSLTHEGPISSLGNFPPSRHGSPSRAARVTPFNYTPSPMAEPPVSDKQPEKVDV, encoded by the exons CTCTCCAGATGGACATCACCAGCCTGTACAACCTGACGTTCCCCCCTCCGTCTGTGCCGGCACCCCCGCCCTCCTGCCCTGAGGACAGTCCAGCCCATTCGGTGTCCCTCCAGAGGAAGGACAGCTTGGGGGACCTCAGCCGGGCCACCCTCCGGCTCCTGGAGGAACTTGACAGGGAGAG GTGTTTCCTGTTGGGTGAAAttgaaaaagaggagaaggagaaactaTGGTATTATACTCAACTGCAAAGCCTTTCCAAGAGGTTGGATGAGTTGCCGCACGTGGAGACA TTCTCCATGCAAATGGACCTGATCCGCCAGCAACTGGAGTTTGAAGCCCAACACATCCGGACTCTCATGGAGGAACGTTTTGGGACGACGGACGAAATGGTGCAAAGGGCGCAG ATCCGTGTCACTCGATTGGAGCAGATCGACAAGGAGTTGATGGAGGCGCAAGACAAAGTGCAACAGTCCGAGACACCG CTCAGTGGGAAACGATCGGACGGAGACGCCGCCACCGTGGAGATCCCCACGCATCccgaagaagaaggggaggaccAGCCGGGTGGCAGCAAG GTGGAGATGGTCTTCTGGCTCCTCTCCATGCTGGCCACCCGGGACAAGGAAGACATGTCCCGTACCTTGCTGGCCATGTCCAGCTCCCAGGAAAGCTGCCTGGCCATGCGCAAGTCAGGCTGCCTCCCACTCCTGGTCCAGATCCTGCATGATGCCGACCGGGGACCAGGTGCCCCCCAGAGCCCAGGGGCGGCCGGGAAGGACTGCCGCATGCGGGCCAACGCCGCCCTCCACAACATTGTCTTCTCGCAGCCGGACGAGGGCCAGGCCAAGAAGGAGATGCGGGTACTGCACATTCTGGAGCAGATCCGGTCCTATTCGGAAACCTGCTGGGATTGGCTCAAGATGCAAAACAGGGAAGCCGGGAAGAGCCCTGATGGGGCAGCAG GTCCAGTCCCCATTGAGCCCCAAATCTGCCAAGCAACTTGTGCCACAATGAAGCTTTCCTTTGACGAAGATTATCGCCACGCCATGAACGAACTGG GGGGTCTCCAAGCCGTCGCCGAGCTGCTCCAGGTGGACTATGAAATGCATGGTGCGACCCAGGACCCACTCAACCTGGCACTCAGGCGCTACACAGGCATGGCACTCACCAACCTCACTTTTGGGGACGTTGTCAACAAG GCTGCCTTGTGCTCCCGCCAAAGGTGCATGCAGGccattgtggctcagctggcgtCCGACAGCGAGGAGCTGCACCAG GTGGTATCCAGCATCCTGCGAAACCTCTCCTGGAGGGCTGACATTAACAGCAAGAAGGTTCTGCGTGAAGTAGGCAGCGTCACCGCCTTGATGCAATGCGCCTTGCGGGCCGCCAAG GAATCCACACTCAAGAGCATCCTCAGCGCTTTGTGGAATCTGTCTGCTCACAGCACCGAGAACAAAGCAGCCATTTGCGGGGTGGAGGGGGCCCTGGGCTTCCTGGTCAGCACCCTCACCTACAAGTGCCAGACCAACTCGCTTGCCATCATCGAGAGTGGAGGAGGCATCCTCCGAAACGTCTCCAGTCTCATCGCTACACGGGAAGACTACCG GCTCGTCCTACGGGAGCATAGCTGCCTTCAGACCCTGCTCCAGCACCTGAAGTCTCACAGCCTCACCATTGTCAGCAATGCCTGTGGCACCCTCTGGAACCTCTCAGCTCGCAGCTCCAAAGACCAGGAACTACTGTGGGACCTGGGGGCGGTCAGCATGCTCCGCAACCTGGTCCACTCAAAGCATAAGATGATCGCCATGGGCAGTGCAGCCGCCCTCCGCAACCTCCTGGCCAACCGACCTCTCAAGTACAAAGACGCCATGGTTATCTCACCGGGTTCCTGCATGCCCTCGCTGTACATGCGGAAACAGAAGGCACTGGAAGCCGAGCTGGACGCCAAACACTTGGCCGAGACCTTTGACAGTATGGAGAAGCAGACACTGAAGAGCCAAAGCTCCAAGAAGCCCATGCGGCACATTGACAGCTTGGCAAAGGACTACGCTTCTGATTCGGGGTGCTTCGATGACGATGAGGTGCCCAATGTGTCCAGCAGCGTAGAAACAGGCAACGCGTCGGTCCTCTCCATGTTTCTTAACAATTCCTTCCTCCAAGGCCAGGCGTCGCCAAGAGCTGTTGCCCAAAGGAGAGGCCCAGAGCCAGAAAAGGATGAAAGTGGGAAGCCGACAGAAGCCAAGAAGGTCCCACCGGTCCTCTTGCCCCCCGACAACGAAGTTTCCTTGGCGGCTGAGAAACTGGCCAAAAAGATCACCACCACTGTAGCTAAGATGGATAAGCTGGTAGAAGACATCTCCACCCTCCATACTTCCTCCGATGACAGTTTCAGTCTCAGCTCAGAGGACCATTGTCTTGACTGGCAGTATGTTTCTGATGAGGTCCATGAAGCCCGCGCTCAGTCATGCTCCCCGTGCCGGTTGTCTGACGCCGGCGGTTTCGTCAAGCGGGAAGATCTGAGCCGGGCTCACCCCCTTTTACGGCTAAAGACCGCCTACACTAGCTTGTCCAATGATAGCCTCAATAGCGGAAGCACCAGCGATGGCTATTGCACCAAGGAGCACATGAAACCATGTGCAAGAACCACCTTTGTGGACTTCAGGGATGAATTACACCGCTATCAGAAACGGCCTAGCCGGCTCGACTTGAAGAACATCCTGATGAATCGGCCAGAGAAGATGGAACAGCCAGTGAAGAAACTTCCAGAGTCTGGGGAGGTGGCAGAGAAACCGGAACTTCTTGAGAAGTTCAAGAAAGCCACAGTTTCATCTGGCAGAATGGTTgctgagaaagaaaaggaatgtgAGCAAAAAGAGCCGAGGAACGAGCTTGATCCTGATCCAAAGGTTCACACCATTAAGCTCTCCCCGTCATACCAACACATCCCCTTCATGGAAAATGTGGACAATGGAATCATGGGGCAGTCAGGAGGCAAATCTTATTATTCCATTTTGTCAGAACAGCTCAATAAGATTCCGGAGAAGCTCCCGGTCCAGATGGCAGGACAAGGAGAACCGGAGCAGCTGCAGAAATATTCAGTGGAGGACACCCCAATTTGCTTTTCCCGATGCAGTTCCCTCTCATCCCTTTCCTCAGCTGACAATGTGCTGGATGGGCAAAGCGAGAATGAGATGGACAGTGACTCCTCTTTGGAGATCATTGAAGTGGAACAAGTGGATGAACCACACAAGGAAGATGAGAAGTCCAAAAGGGAGGTGGAACTCCTCCCTGCTGTCTCACAGCCCATCTCCATCCCCTTCCCCAAGAAAGAGAAGATGTTCCTTCAGGGAGCATCACCATCCCGACTTGATGACTTGACCCCTTCCAGCTCCTCCGAGAACTATATCCAGGAAACGCCCTTGGTGATGAGCCGCTGTAGTTCGGTCAGTTCCCTGGGCAGTTTTGAGAGTCCTTCCATTGCCAGTTCAATCCAAAGCGAGCCCTGCAGTGAAATGATTAGCGGCACCATCAGCCCAAGTGAGTTGCCAGACAGTCCTGGGCAAACAATGCCCCCAAGCCGCAGTAAGACGCCTCTCTTTGAACTGAATGGCCAACCAGAGAAGGAGGCCAGTCAGTTCAACATCCAGTGGGAGAACAACGTCAAGAAGTTCATGGAGATCACTGACTTCAAGGAACGTTTTCAGATGCCCCAAGACCTGGACTCCATGGTCTACTTCACTGTGGAGAAACCCAACGAGAACTTTTCCTGCGCCTCCAGCTTGAGTGCTTTGCCCCTCCATGAGCACTACATCCAAAAAGACGTTGAACTGAAACTTATCCCCCCATTCCCGGAAAAGAATGGCTTGAGCTTCATGGCCCATgacaagagagaagaagagagggtcATTGAGAGCCAAAGGAAGCCAGAAAGACTCGAATTGACTTCTGACGAGGATATCGAGATCTTGAAGGAATGCATCAATTCAGCCATGCCATCCCGTTTTCGGAAGGTCCATACCTCCCTCGTCTCAGGCCAGATTTTGAACTCACAGTCCAAGAAATCGATGCAACTTCCGGTCTACATGCTGGTCCCTGCCAATTCCCATTTGGGCATCTCCAAGCATAGACGGGCTGCTGTTGCCCAGCACAAAAGCTACATCGGCGCCGAGGAGGATTCCTTCACTGACTCTGCAGAAGGAACCCCAGTCAACTTCTCCAGCGCTGCTTCCCTGAGTGATGAGACACTTCAGTACCCAATGAAGGAGGAAGCAGACTCGAAGCATTGttcagggaaaaggaaggaactgACTGGAGCAGGAAGCAAGATGGAAGCCAGACAGTATGAACGAGGTGGCCCATGCGCCGGAAAACTGACCTCCAGCCACTCAACTCCAACCAAAATGGTTTCCTCTTGCAAGCACAGGACTGGGTCAAACCACACCAGCCCACTTCACACAGGCAGGGCCCAATCCGCTGAGTCCAGGAGAGGACGCATTCCTCTCAAGAACCTGGAACTGACCCTTGTGAAGCACGGTGGTCTGAGGGCTTCTTCAGAGGGAAACCGTTCCAGGAAGGAAGCCTCCCGAGAGGACAAGGGGCATGACGACAtggtcttcccttccttctgtcacACCACGCCGACCGAAGAGGCGGTTTACTGTTTCTACGAGAATGACTCGGATGACCTGACAGAGTTGGGCGTGAAGAATTCACCCAAGAGGAAAGCCAGCACTGCTGGGAAAGGCCAAAAGAAAGAGTGCTGGGTGGCCAAGAGGGAACCGGAGGTAAGTTCTAGGCCGCAGCATCCTCAGGCTAAAACCAAGATGGCGGCCAAGCTTCGCAGCAACCTCATTGTGGATGAGACTCCGCCATGTTATTCCCTCAGCTCTTCACTCAGTTCCCTCAGTGACCTGGAGGTCTACAGCAATGGAGAGAGAGGGCAACTGTACGGCAACCGGGGTCTCCGCCGACCATTGGCCCTCGCCCGCCGGCATGATTTGAGAGCAGCCTTGACGAAAAGGAGGGACAGTTCTGCCAGTTCCCTCAGTTACAATTCAGAGGATGATCTCCTGCAGAAGTGTATGGGCTTGGCCGTGCCTAAAAAGAGACGGCATTCGGCCAAGAGGCGGAACGCTGAAAAGGAGCGGAAGGGACTCCGGGCCAAGGAGTGGAAGTCGGAGGCCATGCTGGACGACGGAAGAGCATCAGACTTGGACAGCGTGGACTGGAAAGCCATTCAGGAAGGAGCAAACTCCATTGTCACGTGGCTCCACCAAGCGTCCTCTTCCTTCAGGAGAGAGCCGTCTTCAGAATCAGACTCCATCCTCTCCTTCATGTCCAGCCTTTCCACCAGCTCCCCTCTGGAGCTTTCCCAGGACAGGAAAGacaagaagagagggaagaagtgCTCTGGTGGGGGTTACCTGGAGAAGAAAGAGCGTCCCAGGGCTTTCCAAGATGGGAAGAAGCAGGTGGAAACCAGAATAGCCAGCAGCAGGAACGGGCAGCCAGAGAAAAATGCAGGGCAGCAGGCACCACTGACCAACTTACCAGTTGTCTTCCGTGGCCGAACAGTGATCTACATGCCCAAAGTGGCCAAGGAATCCCAAGTGCAGAGCCCCAGGTGTACCCCTAAGAAAACAGGGCCTGTAACGAAGACTGAGTCCCCCCTGAAGAATGGAAATCTGAACCAGCAGAGATCCCGGAGTCTCCACAGGCCAGGAAAGATTTCAGAGATTGCAGACCTTTCCTTGCCCAAACGGAGTGCGACACCTCCTGCCCGCATGACCAAAGCGCCTTCTTCGGGATCGTCCAGGACGTCCACACCATCACAGCCCAACCAAAAGAAGCTGACATCACCATCACAACAGCAGCCCAGCAGGCAAGCATCGCCTCGTGGTAGTGTGAAGGCAGATTCGAACTCCAGCTCCCCTGGTGCCAACCCCAAACCGGCCCAGAAATCGCCTGCCCCAAAGCAACATAAAACACAGAAATCCCCTGTCCGCATCCCCTTCATGCAAAAACCTGCAAAGAAGACTATATTGATGAGGAATACCATGCCGGTGTTGGAGGAACAAGTGGGGCGTGGGTGTGTTGCGGGCAGAGATCCCAGACCCAAGAGCAATGTGAAAGGCACCCTTCAGTCCAGCCGGCTCAATTTGGTCCGGGTCTCTTCGGCAAGATCGGTCAGCGGCGAGTCCGACCGCTCAGGCTTCCTGCGGCAGCTGACGTTCATCAAGGAATCCTCCACTCTTCTCATGCGGCACCGCACTGAGCTCTCTTCCTCAGAGCCCAGGTCTTCCTCTCCCTGCTCCTCTCTCTCCCAAGGCGCTTCTCCTCGGAGAGGCAGGCTCGGCCTCCCAACAGTATTTCTCTGTTCATCCAGGTGTGATGACCTCAAGGCGGAGAAACCTCTTGGTGCAAGCCAACGGCCTGTCATCCCTCGGGGGCCTCTTTCTGGCCAACGAGCCCCTGTTGGGATCAAGCCTCCAAGGCGAACCAGTTCGGAAAGCCCCTCCAGGCTCCCAGTGAAAACAAACAACCTCCCCCCAGAGCCCTTCAAGCGTTATTCTTCATCCCCTCAGATTAACGTCACCAAGCGGACCGCCAGTCCAGCATCCACAGTGCCATGTTGTCCCGAATCGCTGGCTGCGAGGAAGAAGAGCGAGGAGGGCCTCAAACTGCCAGTGGTACCTGCTCCAGGGATTCCAGAGAAACACCCAGGAGATGAACATGTGCAACATCAGCCACAACAACAGCAGCCATCCATGGTGAGAGGGACGTGGAAGAGAATTCGCGATGAAGACATTACCCATATCCTGAAAAGCACCCTCCCATCAACTGCACTGCCGCTGGTCAATGCCTTGCAGGAAGAAGCGGACCAACAGGCCCTGAAAGCTCTCCAGAGGAAGACGAGTGATGCTGTCGTCCAAACAGAAGACTTCCCCACCACCAAGACCAACTCCAGTACCTCCCCGACACTGGAGATCCCGCGGGAGATGCCCAAAATCTCCTCCGAGGGCTATGACGGTTCGGGCAAAGCCACAGCGGTGCCCCTCTCTTTGACCCACGAAGGGCCCATCAGCTCCTTGGGGAACTTTCCACCCAGCAGGCATGGCTCGCCCAGCCGTGCTGCACGGGTGACCCCTTTCAACTACACCCCAAGCCCCATGGCGGAGCCGCCGGTCAGTGACAAACAGCCGGAGAAGGTGGACGTTTGA